One genomic segment of Lampris incognitus isolate fLamInc1 chromosome 2, fLamInc1.hap2, whole genome shotgun sequence includes these proteins:
- the LOC130108378 gene encoding tubulin alpha-1B chain-like: MRECISIHVGQAGVQIGNACWELYCLEHGIQPDGQMPSDKTLGGGDDSFNTFFSETGAGKHVPRAVFVDLEPTVIDEVRTGTYRQLFHPEQLITGKEDAANNYARGHYTIGKEIIDLVLDRIRKLADQCTGLQGFLVFHSFGGGTGSGFTSLLMERLSVDYGKKSKLEFSIYPAPQVSTAVVEPYNSILTTHTTLEHSDCAFMVDNEAIYDICRRNLDIERPTYTNLNRLISQIVSSITASLRFDGALNVDLTEFQTNLVPYPRIHFPLATYAPVISAEKAYHEQLSVAEITNACFEPANQMVKCDPRHGKYMACCLLFRGDVVPKDVNAAIATIKTKRTIQFVDWCPTGFKVGINYQPPTVVPGGDLAKVQRAVCMLSNTTAIAEAWARLDHKFDLMYAKRAFVHWYVGEGMEEGEFSEAREDMAALEKDYEEVGVDSIEGEGEEEGEEY; this comes from the exons ATG CGTGAGTGTATCTCCATCCACGTTGGCCAGGCTGGTGTCCAGATTGGCAATGCCTGCTGGGAGCTCTACTGTCTGGAACATGGGATCCAGCCTGACGGACAGATGCCAAGCGACAAGACACTTGGAGGAGGAGACGACTCTTTCAACACGTTCTTCAGTGAGACTGGAGCTGGAAAGCATGTTCCCAGGGCtgtttttgtggacttggagccCACTGTCATTG ATGAAGTGCGCACTGGGACCTACCGCCAGCTGTTCCACCCTGAGCAGTTGATCACTGGCAAGGAGGATGCTGCCAACAACTATGCCCGTGGACACTACACCATTGGCAAAGAGATTATTGACCTGGTGCTGGACAGGATCCGCAAACTG GCTGACCAGTGTACTGGCCTACAGGGCTTCCTGGTTTTCCACAGTTTTGGAGGAGGCACTGGCTCTGGTTTCACCTCCCTGCTGATGGAGCGCCTGTCTGTAGACTACGGCAAGAAGTCCAAGCTTGAGTTCTCTATCTACCCCGCTCCCCAGGTGTCCACTGCTGTAGTGGAGCCCTACAACTCCATCCTGACCACCCACACCACCCTAGAGCACTCCGATTGTGCTTTCATGGTGGATAATGAAGCCATCTACGATATTTGTCGTAGGAACCTCGATATTGAGCGTCCTACCTACACCAATCTCAACAGGCTTATTAGCCAGATTGTGTCCTCCATCACAGCTTCTCTTCGTTTCGATGGTGCTCTTAATGTTGATCTGACTGAGTTCCAGACCAACTTAGTGCCATATCCCCGTATCCACTTCCCACTGGCCACCTATGCCCCTGTCATTTCTGCTGAGAAGGCTTACCATGAGCAGCTCTCAGTGGCTGAGATTACAAATGCATGTTTTGAGCCAGCAAATCAGATGGTGAAATGTGACCCTCGCCACGGCAAGTACATGGCTTGTTGTCTTCTGTTCCGTGGTGACGTGGTGCCCAAAGATGTCAACGCTGCCATTGCCACCATCAAGACCAAGCGCACCATCCAGTTTGTTGACTGGTGTCCAACTGGTTTCAAGGTTGGCATCAACTACCAGCCCCCCACTGTAGTCCCTGGTGGGGACCTGGCCAAGGTCCAGAGGGCTGTGTGTATGTTGAGCAACACCACTGCTATTGCAGAAGCCTGGGCTCGTCTTGACCACAAGTTTGATCTGATGTATGCCAAGCGTGCATTTGTGCACTGGTATGTGGGTGAGGGTATGGAGGAGGGAGAGTTCTCTGAGGCCAGAGAAGACATGGCTGCCCTGGAGAAAGATTATGAGGAGGTGGGAGTTGACTCCATTGAGggtgagggagaggaggaaggagaggagtaCTAA